The Camelina sativa cultivar DH55 chromosome 14, Cs, whole genome shotgun sequence genome includes a window with the following:
- the LOC104739181 gene encoding LOB domain-containing protein 2-like: MMQRNSNTTTNNNNNISNNSSSHQACASCKHQRKKCNNECILSPYYPARKTKEFQAVHKVFGVSNVQKMVRTVREEDRTKLSDSLTWEALWRQKDPVLGSYGEYRRVCEELKLYKSLVHNQPLLGWDNNHQRVYTNNNNNKTGLVMNSSGSVGFCVNNNGVGGVNGEIVNGGSYTSRDLQGGWENLKHDQRQQCYAAVINGFKQGQYYLPR; encoded by the coding sequence ATGATGCAAAGGAACTCCAAtaccaccaccaacaacaacaacaacatctccAATAACTCATCGTCGCATCAAGCATGTGCGTCATGCAAACACCAAAGGAAGAAATGCAACAACGAATGTATCTTATCCCCGTATTACCCAGCCCGCAAGACTAAAGAGTTTCAGGCCGTGCACAAGGTCTTCGGTGTCAGTAACGTACAGAAAATGGTACGGACCGTACGTGAAGAGGACCGTACCAAGCTGTCTGATTCTTTGACTTGGGAAGCTCTATGGAGACAGAAAGATCCGGTCCTTGGCTCATACGGAGAGTATAGGAGGGTTTGTGAAGAGCTCAAGTTATACAAAAGCTTGGTTCATAATCAACCACTCCTTGGTTGGGATAATAATCATCAACGAGTATAtaccaacaataacaacaacaagaccGGATTAGTGATGAATTCAAGTGGATCGGTAGGATTTTGTGTTAATAACAATGGTGTTGGCGGTGTGAATGGGGAGATTGTTAATGGTGGATCATATACATCAAGGGATTTGCAAGGTGGTTGGGAAAATCTAAAGCACGATCAAAGGCAACAATGTTATGCAGCAGTGATCAATGGTTTTAAACAAGGGCAATACTATCTCCCACGTTAA
- the LOC104743166 gene encoding ervatamin-B-like, whose translation MLNVLKNSNLTLIVSICFVLIASRLCSVNSSMYDPHKTLKQRFENWLKTHSKLYGGRDEWMLRFGIYQSNVQLIDYINSLHLPFKLTDNRFADMTNSEFKAHFLGLNTSSSRLHRKQRPVCDPAGEVPAAVDWRKQGAVTPIRNQGKCGGCWAFSAVAAIEGINKIKTGNLVSLSEQQLIDCDVGTYNKGCSGGLMETAFEYIKTNGGLVTETDYPYTGIEGTCDQEKTKNKVVTIQGYKKVAQNEASLQIAAAQQPVSVGIDAGGFIFQLYSSGVFTSYCGTNLNHGVTVVGYGAEGDQKYWIVKNSWGTGWGEEGYVRMERGLSEQTGKCGIAMLASYPLQ comes from the exons atgctGAACGTACTTAAAAATTCTAACCTGACCTTGATCGTTTCGATTTGCTTTGTCTTGATAGCTTCAAGACTATGTTCCGTCAATTCCTCTATGTATGACCCACACAAAACCCTGAAGCAGCGGTTTGAGAATTGGCTTAAAACCCACAGCAAATTATATGGAGGAAGGGATGAGTGGATGCTACGGTTTGGGATATACCAGTCTAACGTCCAGTTGATTGACTACATCAACTCCCTCCACTTGCCCTTTAAGTTAACGGATAACAGATTCGCGGACATGACCAATTCTGAGTTTAAGGCCCATTTTCTCGGTTTGAACACGTCTTCCTCGAGGTTACACAGGAAACAGAGGCCGGTTTGTGACCCAGCAGGTGAGGTGCCAGCTGCTGTGGACTGGAGGAAACAAGGTGCTGTGACTCCTATTAGAAATCAAGGAAAATGCG GAGGTTGCTGGGCATTCTCTGCAGTGGCAGCTATTGAAGgcatcaacaaaatcaaaacaggaAACTTAGTGTCTCTCTCAGAACAACAACTCATAGATTGTGACGTCGGTACTTACAACAAAGGCTGTAGCGGTGGATTAATGGAAACAGCATTCGAATACATCAAAACAAATGGTGGACTCGTCACCGAGACCGACTACCCATACACAGGCATAGAGGGTACCTGCGaccaagaaaaaaccaaaaataaggtGGTTACGATACAAGGTTACAAAAAGGTAGCCCAGAATGAGGCGAGCCTACAAATCGCTGCAGCTCAACAGCCAGTATCAGTTGGAATAGACGCTGGTGGATTCATCTTCCAGCTCTACAGTTCTGGTGTTTTCACAAGCTACTGTGGAACAAATCTTAACCATGGAGTGACTGTCGTTGGATATGGAGCAGAAGGCGATCAAAAGTACTGGATCGTAAAGAATTCATGGGGAACGGGCTGGGGTGAAGAAGGCTACGTACGGATGGAGCGCGGTTTAAGTGAACAGACAGGTAAATGTGGTATTGCTATGCTCGCAAGTTATCCCTTGCAGTGA
- the LOC104739178 gene encoding uncharacterized protein LOC104739178, producing MLIHHLRPFPLNSLSPLRSLTISTALSSSYSTAAKQQQQHKLWSGLESWRKSPVNDLRLWGPAGPLLPSSDSVPADFSGLVLAASSLADLGALVLSTSDPLSKSHISHLAFSRWRRENLPVGSISHLPSSPARPPKPLLVATNEVPNPKDSKLPLNAHMLHNLAHVELNAIDLAWDTVAHFSPFFHVLGHNFFDDFAHVADDESRHFLWCSQRLAELGFKYNLLMRECEKTSNNVAARLAVIPLVQEARGLDAGPRLVKRLTGFGDYRTSKIVAKIAEEEVAHVAVGVDWFLSVCQKMNRAPCPTFKDLIKEYGVELRGPFNHSAREVAGIPRDWYDSSCGSEVDKGPNKQDEKEQLSPVYDRLTHIIAMESENSSLERPPK from the exons ATGTTGATTCATCATCTGCGTCCCTTTCCACTGAATTCTCTGTCTCCACTTCGTTCTCTCACGATCTCCACtgctctctcctcttcttattCTACTGCAgcgaagcaacaacaacaacacaagctTTGGTCTGGTCTGGAAAGCTGGAGAAAGAGTCCTGTCAATGACCTTCGTCTCTGGGGACCTGCGGGTCCTCTCCTCCCTTCTTCCGACTCCGTTCCCGCCGACTTCTCCGGTCTGGTATTGGCGGCGTCTTCTCTCGCCGATCTCGGAGCTCTCGTCCTCTCAACCTCTGACCCTCTCTCCAAATCTCATATCTCTCATTTAGCTTTCTCGCGTTGGCGACGTGAGAATCTCCCTGTTGGTTCAATCTcacatcttccttcttctccagctCGTCCTCCCAAACCACTCCTC GTTGCGACCAACGAAGTTCCAAATCCGAAAGATTCGAAGCTTCCTCTCAATGCTCATATGCTTCACAACCTCGCTCATGTCGAGCTCAATGCTATTGATTTGGCTTGGGACACTGTTGCTCATTTCTCCCCTTTCTTCCACGTTTTGGGTCACAACTTCTTTGATGACTTTGCTCATGTTGCTGATGACGAGAGTCGCCATTTCTTGTGGTGTTCCCAGAGACTCGCTGAGCTTGGTTTCAA ATATAACTTGCTCATGAGGGAATGCGAGAAAACATCCAACAATGTTGCTGCTCGCTTGGCTGTTATCCCTCTTGTACAG GAGGCTAGAGGACTTGATGCTGGACCTAGGTTGGTCAAAAGGCTGACCGGCTTCGGAGATTATAGGACTTCAAAAATCGTGGCTAAGATCGCTGAGGAGGAAGTTGCACATGTAGCTGTTGGTGTAGACTGGTTTCTCTCTGTGTGTCAAAAGATGAACCGTGCTCCTTGCCCTACATTTAAAG ATCTGATCAAAGAGTATGGTGTTGAGTTAAGGGGCCCTTTTAATCACTCGGCTCGGGAGGTGGCTGGCATTCCTCGAGATTG GTATGATTCATCATGTGGTTCAGAAGTGGATAAAGGCCCTAACAAACAGGATGAAAAGGAGCAACTCTCTCCA GTTTACGATAGGCTCACTCACATAATCGCAATGGAGAGTGAGAATTCAAGTCTCGAAAGGCCACCCAAATGA
- the LOC104739183 gene encoding acyl-coenzyme A oxidase 3, peroxisomal, with product MSDNRALQRVNVLVNHILQSTPPSSNLSLTREICLQYSPPELNESCVFDVKEMRKLLDGHNVVDRDWIYGLMTQSNLFNRKERGGKIFVSPDYNQTMEQQREITMKRIWYLLENGVFKGWLTESGPDAELRKLALLEVCGIYDHSVSIKVGVHFFLWGNAVKFFGTKRHHEKWLKNTEDYVVKGCFAMTELGHGSNVRGIETVTTYDPTSEEFVITTPCESAQKYWIGGAANHATHTIVFSQLHINGTNQGVHAFIAQIRDQDGNICPNIRIADCGHKIGLNGVDNGRIWFDNLRIPRENLLNAVADVSSDGKYVSAIKDPDQRFGAFMAPLTSGRVTIASSAIYSAKVGLATAIRYSLSRRAFSVTANGPEVLLLDYPSHQRRLLPLLAKTYAMSFAANELKMIYVKRTPETNKAIHVVSSGFKAVLTWHNMRTLQECREAVGGQGIKTENLVGQLKGEFDVQTTFEGDNNVLMQQVSKALFAEYVSCKKRNKPFKGLGLEHMNTSRPVLPTQLTSSTLRCSQFQTNVFCLRERDLLERFTSEVAQLQGRGESREISFLQSHQLAEDLGKAFTEKALLQTILDAEAKLPAGSVKDVLGLVRSMYALISLEEDPSLLRYGYLSRENVGDVRREVSKLCGELRPHALALVTSFGIPDSFLSPIAFNWVEANAWSSV from the exons ATGTCGGATAATCGCGCACTCCAGCGAGTTAATGTTCTCGTCAATCACATACTCCAATCAACTCCTCCGTCTTCGAACCTATCCCTGACGCGCGAGATATGTTTGCAATACTCTCCACCGGAGCTCAACGAGAGCTGCGTATTCGATGTCAAAGAGATGAGGAAACTTCTCGACGGACACAACGTGGTGGATCGGGATTGGATTTATGGGCTCATGACGCAGAGCAATCTGTTTAATCGTAAAGAGAGAGGGGGCAAGATCTTCGTGTCGCCGGATTACAATCAGACGATGGAGCAGCAGCGTGAGATCACCATGAAACGGATCTGGTACTTGCTCGAGAATGGTGTTTTTAAAGGGTGGTTGACGGAGTCAGGTCCTGATGCTGAGCTCAGGAAATTAGCTCTGCTCGAGGTTTGCGGGATTTATGATCACTCCGTCTCCATCAAAGTTGGTGTTCATTTCTTCTTGTG GGGTAATGCTGTAAAGTTCTTTGGAACGAAGCGTCACCATGAAAAGTGGCTGAAGAACACCGAAGATTATGTTGTCAAAGGATGTTTTGCAATGACTGAGCTAGGCCATGGAAGTAAT gtACGGGGAATTGAAACTGTGACTACTTATGACCCAACAAGTGAGGAGTTTGTGATAACTACTCCTTGTGAATCTGCTCAGAAGTATTGGATCGGTGGAGCAGCTAAT CATGCAACCCACACAATTGTGTTTTCACAGCTTCATATCAATGGAACCAATCAGGGGGTTCATGCGTTTATCGCCCAAATTAGGGATCAAGATGGTAACATATGTCCAAACATCCGCATTGCTGACTGTGGACACAAAATTGGTTTGAATGGTGTTGACAATGGCCGGATATG GTTTGACAATCTTCGAATTCCAAGAGAGAACTTATTGAATGCAGTTGCTGATGTTTCATCAGATGGGAAGTATGTTAGCGCAATTAAAGATCCTGATCAG AGATTTGGAGCATTCATGGCCCCTTTGACCTCTGGCAGAGTCACGATTGCATCAAGTGCGATTTATTCCGCAAAG GTCGGATTAGCTACTGCTATAAGGTACTCATTATCGAGAAGAGCCTTCTCTGTTACCGCCAATGGTCCTGAAGTCCTCCTTCTTGATTACCCAAGTCATCAGAGGCGACTGCTACCACTCCTAGCGAAGAC ATATGCTATGAGTTTTGCTGCAAATGAATTGAAGATGATTTACGTGAAGAGGACACCTGAGACCAACAAAGCCATCCACGTCGTTTCAAGTGGGTTCAAAGCTGTTCTCACCTGGCACAATATGCGAACACTTCAG GAATGTCGTGAAGCTGTCGGAGGGCAAGGtatcaaaacagaaaatttagttGGTCAGTTGAAAGGTGAATTTGATGTGCAGACTACATTTGAGGGTGACAATAATGTATTGATGCAGCAG GTGAGCAAGGCACTTTTTGCTGAATATGTGTCGtgtaagaagagaaacaaacctTTTAAAGGATTGGGATTGGAGCACATGAACACTTCTCGTCCTGTATTGCCAACTCAACTCACATCGTCTACCCTCAGATGCAGCCAGTTCCAG ACAAATGTGTTCTGCTTAAGAGAGCGAGATCTGCTGGAACGATTTACTTCTGAAGTTGCACAGCTTCAAGGGAGAGGAGAAAGTCGAGAGATCTCGTTCCTCCAG AGTCATCAACTTGCTGAAGACTTGGGTAAAGCTTTTACAGAGAAGGCACTACTGCAAACCATTTTGGATGCTGAGGCAAAATTACCTGCTGGCTCAGTAAAG GATGTGTTGGGTCTTGTAAGATCAATGTATGCATTGATCAGCTTGGAAGAAGATCCATCGTTGCTGAGATACGGTTACCTCTCTCGGGAAAATGTTGGAGATGTGAGGAGAGAAGTTTCTAAGCTCTGTGGAGAGCTTAGACCTCACGCACTTGCACTTGTCACTTCATTCGGCATTCCAGACTCCTTCTTGAGTCCAATTGCATTCAACTGGGTGGAAGCCAACGCTTGGTCTTCAGTTTAG
- the LOC104739177 gene encoding phospholipase A1-IIalpha, whose translation MLDDIAKRWKELNGQKKWQGLLDPLDPDLRRCLIHYGEMSQVGYDAFNWDRKSRYAGDCYYSKKQLFARTGFLKANPFRYEVTKYIYATASIKLPICFIVKSLSKDASRVQTNWMGYIAVATDQGKAMLGRRDIVVAWRGTLQPYEWANDFDFPLESAISVFPVKDPKDNPRIGSGWLDIYTASDPRSPYDKTSAREQVQGELKRLLEVYKNEEVSITFTGHSLGAVMSVLSAADIVYGKNSNINISLQKKQVPITVFAFGSPRIGDQDFKKIVDSLQPLNILRIVNVPDVAPHYPLLLYAEIGEVLEINTLNSTYLKRSLNFRNYHNLEIYLHGIAGMQDAAGVFKLEIGRDISLVNKGLDALKDEYLVPSTWRCLANKGMVQMNDGTWKLNVHRRDHDDNDAADDDDSSSTSNQLQELNTV comes from the exons ATGTTGGACGACATAGCAAAGAGATGGAAGGAGCTGAATGGCCAAAAAAAATGGCAAGGCCTGCTTGATCCACTTGACCCGGATCTTCGCCGCTGCCTCATTCACTATGGGGAGATGTCTCAGGTTGGTTACGACGCCTTTAATTGGGACCGCAAGTCCAGATATGCTGGTGACTGTTATTACTCCAAGAAACAACTATTTGCTCGAACCGGCTTCCTCAAAGCCAACCCTTTCAG GTACGAGGTGACCAAGTACATCTACGCAACAGCTTCCATAAAGTTACCAATCTGTTTCATCGTCAAGTCTTTGTCAAAGGATGCCTCTCGCGTGCAGACTAACTGGATGGGTTACATTGCGGTTGCTACAGACCAAGGAAAAGCGATGTTAGGAAGGAGAGACATTGTTGTGGCATGGAGAGGAACACTTCAGCCATATGAATGGGCTAATGATTTCGATTTTCCACTTGAGTCAGCTATCTCGGTTTTCCCTGTAAAAGACCCCAAAGATAACCCTCGTATTGGAAGTGGCTGGCTCGACATCTACACCGCTTCTGATCCTCGCTCTCCTTATGACAAGACTAGTGCACGAGAACAG gtaCAAGGAGAGCTCAAGAGGTTGCTGGAAGTTTACAAGAATGAAGAAGTAAGCATCACTTTCACTGGCCATAGCTTGGGCGCCGTTATGTCAGTTCTATCAGCTGCAGATATTGTCTATGGCAAAAACAGCAACATCAATATAAGTCTTCAAAAAAAGCAAGTTCCTATCACAGTTTTTGCTTTCGGCAGTCCTCGGATTGGAGACCAAGACTTCAAAAAAATCGTCGACTCACTCCAACCACTAAACATCCTAAGAATAGTAAATGTTCCAGATGTCGCGCCACATTATCCACTCTTACTATATGCAGAAATAGGCGAGGTATTAGAGATCAATACATTGAACTCCACGTACCTGAAACGGTCTCTGAACTTTAGGAACTACCATAACCTGGAGATTTATCTGCACGGCATAGCAGGGATGCAAGATGCAGCTGGGGTATTCAAGCTGGAGATTGGCCGGGATATTTCTTTGGTCAATAAAGGATTAGATGCTCTGAAGGACGAGTACTTAGTGCCAAGTACCTGGAGGTGTCTGGCAAACAAAGGGATGGTTCAAATGAATGATGGGACATGGAAGCTGAATGTCCACAGGAGAGATCATGATGATAATGATGCTGCTGATGATGACGACTCCTCCTCAACTAGTAACCAACTACAAGAGCTTAATACAGTTTAG
- the LOC104739179 gene encoding transcription factor GTE4 — protein sequence MASEPVNGGEGIDGAREKQIIKVYKRKGKGQRKQSPFFAIEKPEGNLENDNDNNDLNPPETLAPESVDPIVLVKDSVQEGANSQEDNAAGIAKNSTQARSDSLPGDEVIDKPLVEAFSHAQPQDDATDKNVPLGQDDVVNTIVGDKSVDAPSESHKAQDDVNTVVVDENSIKEPPKSLAQEEDGTTVIVDKNPIEVPSHSLSVEDVNTLVVDKNPIEVSSEEYVHVVDADNLIKEAHPENLVERDATDAQQPAGLTSDSAHATAAGSMPMEEDADGRIRIHVASTTKQQKEEIRKKLEDQLNVVRGMVKKIEDKEGEIGAYNDSRVLINTAINNGGGRILSGFASAGLPREVIRAPRPVNQLSISVLENTQGVHEHVEKEKRTPKANQFYRTSEFLLGDKLPPAESNKKSKSSAKKHGGDAGHGFSAGSKVFKHCSALLERLMKHKHGWVFNAPVDVKGLGLHDYFTIIEHPMDLGTIKSALTKNMYKSPREFADDVRLTFHNAMTYNPPGQDVHVMAETLLQIFEERWAVIEADYNREMRFVTGYEMNLPTHTMRSRLGPTMPPPPINVRNTIDRADWSNRQPTTTPGRTPTSATPSGRTPALKKPKANEPNKRDMTYEEKQKLSGHLQNLPPDKLDAIVQIVNKRNTAVKLRDEEIEVDIDSVDPETLWELDRFVTNYKKGLSKKKRKAELAIQARAEAERNSQQQMAPAPAAHEFSREGGNTAKKTLPTPLPSQVEKQNNETSRSSSSSSSSSGSSSSSDSDSDSSSSSGSDRT from the exons ATGGCGTCGGAGCCTGTTAACGGAGGAGAAGGAATCGATGGAGCTAGAGAGAAGCAAATCATTAAAGTTTATAAGAGGAAAGGCAAAGGTCAAAGAAAACAGTCGCCCTTCTTTGCCATCGAGAAACCAGAGGGGAATTTAGAAAACGACAATGATAACAATGATTTGAATCCTCCTGAAACTCTAGCTCCAGAGTCCGTGGATCCTATAGTCTTGGTGAAGGATTCTGTCCAAGAGGGGGCTAATTCTCAGGAAGACAATGCGGCTGGTATAGCCAAAAACTCAACTCAAGCACGTTCAGACAGCCTGCCTGGTGATGAAGTCATTGACAAGCCTCTTGTGGAAGCTTTTTCTCATGCCCAACCTCAGGATGATGCCACGGATAAGAACGTTCCTTTGGGTCAGGATGATGTTGTGAACACTATTGTAGGCGACAAGTCTGTAGATGCACCCTCTGAAAGCCACAAAGCACAAGATGATGTCAATACAGTGGTTGTTGATGAAAACTCTATCAAGGAACCTCCTAAAAGCCTTGCCCAAGAAGAAGATGGTACTACTGTGATCGTTGACAAGAACCCTATTGAAGTACCTTCTCATTCCCTATCAGTGGAAGATGTCAATACACTTGTTGTTGATAAGAATCCCATTGAAGTGTCTTCTGAGGAATATGTCCACGTGGTAGATGCAGATAATCTGATAAAAGAAGCTCACCCTGAAAATCTTGTTGAAAGAGATGCCACTGATGCCCAACAGCCCGCAGGCCTTACCTCTGATTCTGCTCACGCTACTGCTGCTGGAAGCATGCCTATGGAGGAGGACGCAGATGGTCGTATTAGGATACATGTAGCTTCCACAACGAAGCAACAGAAAGAGGAGATCAGGAAGAAGCTTGAGGATCAGCTTAACGTGGTCAGAGGTATGGTAAAGAAGATAGAGGATAAAGAGGGTGAGATTGGTGCATACAATGATTCTCGTGTTTTGATTAACACTGCTATTAATAATGGTGGAGGAAGGATTCTCTCTGGGTTTGCCTCAGCTGGACTTCCTCGTGAGGTCATCAGAGCACCAAGGCCTGTAAATCAACTAAGCATATCAGTGTTGGAGAATACTCAGGGAGTCCATGAGCAtgtggagaaagagaaaagaacgCCCAAGGCAAATCAGTTTTATAGAACTTCAGAATTTTTACTTGGTGACAAGTTACCACCTGCGGAGAGtaacaagaaatcaaaatcaagtgCGAAGAAGCACGGAGGAGATGCTGGGCATGGGTTTAGTGCAGGGTCTAAAGTTTTCAAGCATTGCAGTGCTCTTCTTGAAAGGCTGATGAAACATAAGCATGGTTGGGTGTTTAATGCTCCAGTAGACGTGAAGGGTCTAGGTTTGCATGATTACTTCACCATTATCGAGCACCCTATGGATTTGGGAACTATAAAGTCTGcgttaacaaaaaatatgtacAAGTCACCAAGAGAATTTGCAGATGATGTTAGACTTACTTTCCACAATGCCATGACTTACAACCCACCAGGACAAGATGTTCATGTCATGGCGGAAACACTATTACAGATCTTTGAGGAAAGATGGGCTGTAATAGAGGCAGACTACAATCGCGAAATGAGATTTGTCACTGGTTATGAAATGAATCTTCCAACTCATACAATGAGGTCTAGACTTGGTCCTACAATGCCGCCACCACCGATTAATGTGAGGAATACGATAGACAGAGCAGACTGGAGTAATCGCCAACCAACTACAACACCTGGAAGAACACCAACTAGTGCAACACCTTCTGGAAGGACACCTGCTCTGAAGAAGCCAAAGGCCAACGAACCAAATAAAAGAGATATGACATATGAGGAGAAGCAGAAGCTAAGTGGCcacttgcaaaacttgcctccAGATAAACTAGATGCAATTGTACAAATTGTTAACAAGAGGAATACTGCTGTGAAGCTACGGGATGAAGAAATTGAGGTTGATATTGATAGTGTTGATCCAGAGACCTTGTGGGAGTTGGACAGATTTGTAACCAACTACAAAAAGGGCTTGagcaagaaaaagagaaaagctgAGCTAGCTATTCAAGCTAGAGCAGAAGCCGAGAGGAATAGCCAACAACAGATG GCTCCAGCACCAGCGGCACATGAGTTTTCTAGGGAGGGTGGCAACACAG CTAAAAAGACACTTCCTACACCATTACCTTCGCAAGTGGAGAAGCAAAACAATGAGACAAGCAGATCAAGTAGTTCAAGCAGCTCTTCCAGTGGTTCCAGCTCTTCTAGTG ATTCGGACAGTGACAGCTCTTCGTCATCTGGATCAGATCGGACCTAG
- the LOC104739182 gene encoding pentatricopeptide repeat-containing protein At1g06270-like, with translation MAILLTHLRKPFAFSRSCILFSRSISSFEAVEKAIKCAVETKEYLRIPDLVVSLKEPYQNSMLFSFLSAFHHHHRIRVIDEILQSFVPVRPRSLPKIVYSSLLTYCLQSSDPLPLSFAILQRTLRSGCLPNPQTHLLLSDAWLERRRGSQSVADIINEMKLIGYSPDTGTCNYLVSSLCAVDKLDEAVKVVEEMGAAGCIPDVESYGAVINSLCLARKTNDVVNIVKEMVSKAGISPRKGMLTKVASALRANRETWKAIEMIEFVESRDYPVEFESYEVLVEGCLEVREYILAGKMVMRMTDRGFIPYIKVRQKVVERLISIGEWKLACTVRERLSELKS, from the coding sequence ATGGCAATTCTCTTGACACATTTGCGAAAACCCTTTGCTTTTTCCCGGTCCTGCATTCTGTTTTCTCGATCAATCTCTTCTTTTGAAGCGGTTGAAAAGGCTATAAAATGTGCTGTTGAAACAAAGGAGTATCTTAGAATCCCTGACCTTGTTGTGTCACTCAAAGAGCCTTACCAAAACTCAATGttattctcttttctctctgctTTCCACCATCATCATAGAATCAGAGTCATTGATGAAATCCTCCAAAGTTTTGTGCCCGTGAGACCACGTTCGCTTCCCAAAATTGTCTACTCCAGCCTTCTTACTTACTGTCTTCAGAGTTCTGATCCGCTTCCTTTGTCTTTCGCGATCCTTCAACGCACTCTTCGTTCTGGCTGTCTTCCTAATCCTCAGACACATCTCCTTCTGTCTGATGCTTGGCTTGAACGGCGACGAGGATCCCAGTCTGTTGCAGATATTATTAATGAGATGAAATTGATTGGATATAGCCCTGATACTGGAACTTGCAATTATCTAGTGTCCTCTCTCTGTGCTGTTGATAAGTTGGATGAGGCCGTTAAAGTTGTTGAGGAAATGGGTGCAGCTGGCTGTATTCCTGATGTGGAGAGTTATGGGGCCGTGATTAATTCATTGTGTTTGGCTAGAAAGACTAACGATGTGGTGAATATAGTCAAAGAAATGGTGAGCAAGGCTGGTATTTCTCCACGGAAAGGGATGTTGACAAAAGTAGCATCAGCTTTGAGAGCCAACAGGGAAACTTGGAAAGCCATTGAGATGATCGAGTTTGTAGAAAGTCGAGATTACCCTGTGGAATTTGAGAGCTATGAGGTATTAGTCGAGGGTTGTCTTGAGGTTAGGGAATACATTTTGGCAGGGAAGATGGTTATGAGAATGACTGATAGAGGGTTCATACCATATATCAAGGTTAGGCAAAAAGTGGTCGAGCGTCTTATTAGCATCGGTGAATGGAAGCTTGCTTGTACTGTTAGAGAAAGGCTTTCGGAACTGAAGTCCTAG